The following proteins are co-located in the Dromiciops gliroides isolate mDroGli1 chromosome 2, mDroGli1.pri, whole genome shotgun sequence genome:
- the LOC122738067 gene encoding inositol 1,4,5-trisphosphate receptor-interacting protein: MTAGIFRVCLVVVTAIINHPILFPWENATIPENEEEIIHKMRAHQEKLQLEQLRLEEEVARLEEEKEALKQAAEDGQQQNEGRLAWDLWSTLCMIVFLMIELWRQDYLDGIPPDSPGEEDDLPSPRTTFQGINLPDKVILSHFYERCIRGTTGDAVRTREFVEGFVDDLLEALRSVCNRDSDMEVEDFIGVGSMYENWRVDKPLLCDLFVPFTPPEPYRFRPEVWCTGKSVPLDLQGYGQIKVGWINEDSMGCICGKTKLGEDLLCLLHSKDNKMRPSNEMEDLLCFKDSPFLDMDQVMKWFQTALTRAWQRISRKYEFDLAFGHLDTPGSLKIKFRSGKFIPFNLIPVVQCEDSDLYFVSHFPRGRPVGAPSSSTHWFLSFAVYERHFLKMITKALPENACHLSCLQVASFLLTKQNRLTGVSGLSNYHLKTALLHLLLARPASDWGSGHLESRLNDLLRFLEKSLLEKKLCHFFVGNQKVPNTMGIPEVFRRTEPLNLFCPFVLQRSLYQKTVDSFYEMLKNTSTLISEYSLHIPADHSNSLQKRTLS; encoded by the coding sequence ATGACAGCAGGAATCTTCAGGGTCTGCCTAGTGGTGGTCACTGCCATCATCAATCATCCAATCCTGTTTCCTTGGGAGAATGCCACAATCCCAGAAAACGAGGAAGAAATTATCCACAAGATGAGGGCGCACCAGGAGAAGCTGCAGCTGGAACAGCTGCGGCTGGAGGAGGAGGTGGCCAggctggaggaagaaaaggaggcccTGAAGCAAGCCGCTGAGGATGGCCAGCAGCAGAATGAAGGTCGGTTGGCCTGGGACCTGTGGAGTACCCTCTGTATGATTGTTTTCCTGATGATCGAGTTGTGGAGACAGGATTACCTGGACGGCATCCCACCCGACTCTCCTGGAGAGGAAGATGACCTTCCCAGCCCAAGGACCACCTTCCAAGGCATCAACCTCCCTGACAAGGTGATACTGTCCCACTTTTATGAGCGATGCATCCGAGGGACTACCGGAGATGCAGTCCGGACCCGGGAGTTTGTAGAAGGCTTTGTGGATGATCTATTGGAGGCACTGAGGAGTGTGTGCAACCGGGACTCTGACATGGAGGTGGAAGACTTTATTGGTGTGGGGAGCATGTATGAGAACTGGAGAGTGGACAAGCCATTGTTGTGTGATCTCTTTGTGCCTTTCACACCCCCGGAGCCATATCGCTTCCGCCCAGAGGTCTGGTGCACTGGCAAGTCAGTCCCCTTGGACCTCCAGGGATATGGCCAGATCAAAGTAGGCTGGATCAATGAAGACTCCATGGGCTGCATCTGTGGCAAGACCAAGCTGGGGGAGGACTTGCTCTGCCTTCTGCACAGTAAGGACAACAAGATGAGGCCCAGCAACGAGATGGAAGACCTACTGTGTTTCAAGGACTCTCCATTCTTAGATATGGACCAGGTCATGAAGTGGTTCCAGACAGCCCTCACCAGAGCTTGGCAACGCATCTCCCGCAAGTATGAGTTTGACTTGGCCTTTGGCCACCTGGATACCCCAGGATCCCTGAAGATCAAGTTTCGTTCGGGGAAGTTCATCCCCTTCAACCTCATCCCAGTGGTCCAGTGCGAGGATTCGGATCTATACTTTGTCTCCCACTTCCCCAGAGGCCGTCCTGTTGGGGCCCCATCCTCTAGTACACACTGGTTTCTCTCCTTCGCTGTTTATGAGAGACACTTTCTTAAGATGATCACTAAGGCACTGCCGGAAAATGCCTGTCATCTCAGCTGCCTCCAGGTTGCCTCCTTTCTGCTAACAAAGCAAAACCGCTTGACAGGTGTCAGTGGTCTCAGCAACTACCACCTAAAGACAGCTTTGCTTCACCTCCTGCTGGCCCGGCCAGCTTCTGACTGGGGGTCTGGACACCTGGAATCCCGCCTGAATGACCTGCTCCGCTTCCTGGAGAAGAGCCTTCTAGAAAAGAAGCTCTGCCACTTCTTCGTGGGCAACCAGAAGGTGCCTAACACCATGGGCATTCCTGAGGTCTTCAGACGGACAGAGCCCTTAAACCTCTTCTGTCCCTTTGTCCTTCAGCGAAGTCTCTATCAGAAAACAGTCGATTCCTTCTACGAGATGCTAAAGAATACTTCTACCCTCATCAGTGAGTACTCCTTGCACATCCCTGCTGACCACTCCAACTCACTCCAGAAACGGACCCTCTCTTAG